In Primulina eburnea isolate SZY01 chromosome 3, ASM2296580v1, whole genome shotgun sequence, one DNA window encodes the following:
- the LOC140825403 gene encoding protein NRT1/ PTR FAMILY 6.2 isoform X2 → MVGKAQCLSVADAVDYKGFPADKSKTGGWLPAALILVIEICERLSTMGIAVNLVTYLGETMHLPSSTSANIVTDFMGTCFLLCLLGGFLADSFLGRYKTIAIFAIIQMLGTGMLAITTRLPQLRPPSCKDHAMNCKQANEFQMGMLYLALYLIALGTGGLKSSVSGFGTDQFDEKDEKEKSQMAYFFNRFFFFISIGTLTAVTVLVYIQDEVGRSLAYGICTISMAVAILLFFSGTTRYRYKRSTGSPVVQILQVLAAATRKRDMNVPHVVDMLYEDSPEGSRIHHTDQFQFLDKAAIVREEDLGKGRNCSMPVNPWKLCSVTRVEEVKMMGRLLPIWATTIIFWTTYAQMITFSVQQASTMNRSIGHFQIPAGSLTVFFVAAILITLAVYDRIIMSLWKKWKGKQGFSCLQKIAIGLILSTIGMMAAALTEMKRLSVVKVVSDRPSSDLPISVFLLIPQFFLVGSGEAFIYTGQLDFFITQSPKGMKTMSTGLFLTTLSLGFFVSSFLVTVVKKVTGANGGQGWLADDINEGRLDCFYGLLAVLGLINLGIYLICAVWYKPQKAKPALEVEIGHSGDDKC, encoded by the exons ATG GTGGGAAAAGCACAGTGTTTGAGTGTTGCAGATGCAGTGGACTACAAGGGATTTCCGGCTGACAAGTCCAAAACAGGGGGCTGGTTACCTGCTGCACTTATCCTAG TCATAGAAATATGCGAGAGGCTTTCCACAATGGGAATAGCAGTGAATCTTGTTACCTATTTGGGAGAAACGATGCATCTGCCTAGCTCTACTTCGGCCAACATTGTTACAGATTTCATGGGCACGTGTTTTCTCCTGTGTTTACTTGGAGGATTTCTTGCTGATTCATTTCTTGGAAGATACAAAACAATTGCCATCTTTGCCATAATACAGATGCTG GGAACTGGCATGCTCGCAATAACAACTAGGCTGCCACAACTTAGGCCACCATCTTGTAAAGATCATGCCATGAATTGTAAGCAAGCCAATGAATTCCAAATGGGAATGCTGTATCTTGCCCTATACCTCATAGCCTTAGGCACTGGAGGTCTCAAGTCAAGCGTTTCTGGATTCGGAACCGATCAATTCGATGAAAAAGATGAGAAAGAAAAATCCCAGATGGCCTATTTCTTCAACAGATTCTTTTTCTTCATAAGTATTGGCACTTTGACAGCAGTCACTGTACTGGTTTACATACAAGATGAAGTTGGTCGAAGCTTGGCGTACGGGATTTGTACCATTTCAATGGCAGTAGCAATCTTGTTGTTTTTTTCGGGGACTACGAGATACAGGTATAAGAGAAGCACGGGGAGTCCTGTCGTTCAGATTCTTCAAGTGCTTGCTGCAGCAACAAGGAAAAGAGATATGAATGTTCCACATGTAGTCGACATGTTGTACGAGGATTCTCCCGAGGGTTCAAGAATCCATCATACAGATCAGTTCCA GTTTTTGGACAAGGCAGCCATCGTGAGAGAAGAAGATCTTGGCAAAGGAAGGAACTGTTCCATGCCTGTTAATCCATGGAAGCTATGCTCAGTGACGAGGGTGGAAGAAGTGAAGATGATGGGAAGATTGCTGCCAATATGGGCCACAACTATCATATTTTGGACAACCTATGCACAGATGATCACCTTCTCAGTTCAACAAGCATCCACCATGAATCGATCAATTGGTCATTTCCAGATTCCAGCAGGCTCGCTCACTGTCTTCTTTGTGGCTGCTATTCTGATAACATTAGCAGTTTATGATCGAATAATCATGTCACTTTGGAAAAAATGGAAAGGGAAACAAG GTTTCTCCTGCCTACAGAAAATCGCCATAGGACTAATTCTCTCCACGATAGGGATGATGGCTGCAGCTCTCACAGAGATGAAGAGGCTATCAGTCGTAAAGGTCGTCTCGGACCGACCCTCCTCTGATCTTCCTATAAGTGTATTCCTTCTAATTCCACAGTTTTTTCTAGTGGGATCGGGGGAGGCGTTCATATATACAGGGCAGCTAGATTTCTTCATCACACAGTCGCCCAAAGGAATGAAAACAATGAGCACTGGCCTCTTCTTGACAACTCTTTCACTTGGTTTTTTTGTCAGCAGTTTCTTGGTGACAGTTGTGAAAAAGGTGACAGGAGCCAATGGTGGCCAAGGATGGCTTGCAGATGATATAAATGAGGGTCGTCTCGATTGCTTCTATGGGCTTCTGGCTGTTTTAGGGTTGATAAATCTTGGGATATATCTAATATGTGCTGTGTGGTATAAACCTCAGAAAGCTAAACCTGCTTTGGAGGTTGAGATAGGGCATAGTGGTGATGATAAGTGTTGA
- the LOC140825403 gene encoding protein NRT1/ PTR FAMILY 6.2 isoform X1 has product MVQCLSVADAVDYKGFPADKSKTGGWLPAALILVIEICERLSTMGIAVNLVTYLGETMHLPSSTSANIVTDFMGTCFLLCLLGGFLADSFLGRYKTIAIFAIIQMLGTGMLAITTRLPQLRPPSCKDHAMNCKQANEFQMGMLYLALYLIALGTGGLKSSVSGFGTDQFDEKDEKEKSQMAYFFNRFFFFISIGTLTAVTVLVYIQDEVGRSLAYGICTISMAVAILLFFSGTTRYRYKRSTGSPVVQILQVLAAATRKRDMNVPHVVDMLYEDSPEGSRIHHTDQFQFLDKAAIVREEDLGKGRNCSMPVNPWKLCSVTRVEEVKMMGRLLPIWATTIIFWTTYAQMITFSVQQASTMNRSIGHFQIPAGSLTVFFVAAILITLAVYDRIIMSLWKKWKGKQGFSCLQKIAIGLILSTIGMMAAALTEMKRLSVVKVVSDRPSSDLPISVFLLIPQFFLVGSGEAFIYTGQLDFFITQSPKGMKTMSTGLFLTTLSLGFFVSSFLVTVVKKVTGANGGQGWLADDINEGRLDCFYGLLAVLGLINLGIYLICAVWYKPQKAKPALEVEIGHSGDDKC; this is encoded by the exons ATGGT ACAGTGTTTGAGTGTTGCAGATGCAGTGGACTACAAGGGATTTCCGGCTGACAAGTCCAAAACAGGGGGCTGGTTACCTGCTGCACTTATCCTAG TCATAGAAATATGCGAGAGGCTTTCCACAATGGGAATAGCAGTGAATCTTGTTACCTATTTGGGAGAAACGATGCATCTGCCTAGCTCTACTTCGGCCAACATTGTTACAGATTTCATGGGCACGTGTTTTCTCCTGTGTTTACTTGGAGGATTTCTTGCTGATTCATTTCTTGGAAGATACAAAACAATTGCCATCTTTGCCATAATACAGATGCTG GGAACTGGCATGCTCGCAATAACAACTAGGCTGCCACAACTTAGGCCACCATCTTGTAAAGATCATGCCATGAATTGTAAGCAAGCCAATGAATTCCAAATGGGAATGCTGTATCTTGCCCTATACCTCATAGCCTTAGGCACTGGAGGTCTCAAGTCAAGCGTTTCTGGATTCGGAACCGATCAATTCGATGAAAAAGATGAGAAAGAAAAATCCCAGATGGCCTATTTCTTCAACAGATTCTTTTTCTTCATAAGTATTGGCACTTTGACAGCAGTCACTGTACTGGTTTACATACAAGATGAAGTTGGTCGAAGCTTGGCGTACGGGATTTGTACCATTTCAATGGCAGTAGCAATCTTGTTGTTTTTTTCGGGGACTACGAGATACAGGTATAAGAGAAGCACGGGGAGTCCTGTCGTTCAGATTCTTCAAGTGCTTGCTGCAGCAACAAGGAAAAGAGATATGAATGTTCCACATGTAGTCGACATGTTGTACGAGGATTCTCCCGAGGGTTCAAGAATCCATCATACAGATCAGTTCCA GTTTTTGGACAAGGCAGCCATCGTGAGAGAAGAAGATCTTGGCAAAGGAAGGAACTGTTCCATGCCTGTTAATCCATGGAAGCTATGCTCAGTGACGAGGGTGGAAGAAGTGAAGATGATGGGAAGATTGCTGCCAATATGGGCCACAACTATCATATTTTGGACAACCTATGCACAGATGATCACCTTCTCAGTTCAACAAGCATCCACCATGAATCGATCAATTGGTCATTTCCAGATTCCAGCAGGCTCGCTCACTGTCTTCTTTGTGGCTGCTATTCTGATAACATTAGCAGTTTATGATCGAATAATCATGTCACTTTGGAAAAAATGGAAAGGGAAACAAG GTTTCTCCTGCCTACAGAAAATCGCCATAGGACTAATTCTCTCCACGATAGGGATGATGGCTGCAGCTCTCACAGAGATGAAGAGGCTATCAGTCGTAAAGGTCGTCTCGGACCGACCCTCCTCTGATCTTCCTATAAGTGTATTCCTTCTAATTCCACAGTTTTTTCTAGTGGGATCGGGGGAGGCGTTCATATATACAGGGCAGCTAGATTTCTTCATCACACAGTCGCCCAAAGGAATGAAAACAATGAGCACTGGCCTCTTCTTGACAACTCTTTCACTTGGTTTTTTTGTCAGCAGTTTCTTGGTGACAGTTGTGAAAAAGGTGACAGGAGCCAATGGTGGCCAAGGATGGCTTGCAGATGATATAAATGAGGGTCGTCTCGATTGCTTCTATGGGCTTCTGGCTGTTTTAGGGTTGATAAATCTTGGGATATATCTAATATGTGCTGTGTGGTATAAACCTCAGAAAGCTAAACCTGCTTTGGAGGTTGAGATAGGGCATAGTGGTGATGATAAGTGTTGA
- the LOC140828015 gene encoding ethylene-responsive transcription factor WIN1-like, translating to MVHSKKFRGVRQRHWGSWVSEIRHPLLKRRVWLGTFGTAEEAARAYDEASVLMNGRNAKTNFPVIQTPDHEESKSTKNDVSKNSSSKPLSEILYAKVRKCSKAPSPSLTCLRLDTENSRIGVWQKRAGPTSDSKWVMRVEFKKKNDDKGDAEFGAKVLDSSNTERKEEYGNEALMMDEEER from the exons ATGGTTCATTCAAAGAAATTCAGAGGTGTGAGGCAACGCCATTGGGGCTCTTGGGTGTCTGAAATTCGCCACCCTCTGCT GAAGAGAAGGGTATGGTTAGGTACATTCGGCACGGCAGAAGAGGCGGCAAGAGCATACGACGAAGCATCCGTTTTGATGAACGGAAGGAATGCAAAGACGAACTTTCCAGTGATTCAAACTCCCGACCACGAAGAATCGAAGAGTACCAAGAACGATGTCAGCAAGAATTCATCATCAAAACCCTTGTCAGAAATCCTTTATGCGAAGGTAAGAAAATGCAGCAAGGCACCTTCTCCATCACTTACTTGTCTGAGGCTAGATACGGAGAACTCGAGAATCGGGGTGTGGCAGAAGCGCGCAGGCCCGACTTCTGATTCCAAATGGGTTATGAGAGTCGAGTTTAAGAAGAAAAATGACGATAAAGGCGACGCCGAGTTTGGAGCAAAAGTCCTGGATTCGAGCAACACCGAACGAAAGGAGGAATATGGAAATGAAGCACTGATGATGGATGAAGAAGAAAGATAA
- the LOC140825404 gene encoding uncharacterized protein: MLDSCFCSWISHFLACMGNCIGCCVNSLTTIGDESSKGLKIQGQAVNRPVISDGFWSTSTYDLDNSTFPSQKSLSSISVSAQSLSQSSGIGSSGNSEFVNHGLMLWNQSRHLWVGTQKSQRQGKVREAVLSWNTTYEGLLGTSKRFSHPVPLPEMVDFLVDIWDEERLCD; the protein is encoded by the exons ATGCTTGACAGTTGTTTCTGTTCTTGGATCAGTCATTTCCTAGCTTGTATGGG AAATTGTATCGGTTGCTGTGTTAATTCCCTAACGACTATTGGGGATGAGTCATCAAAAGGACTAAAAATTCAAGGACAGGCAGTGAATAGACCAGTCATTTCAGATGGCTTCTGGAGCACGAGTACATATGACTTGGATAACAGCACATTTCCATCGCAGAAAAGCTTGTCATCGATCAGTGTATCAGCTCAGAGCCTCAGCCAATCCAGTGGCATTGGAAGCTCCGGCAATTCTGAATTCGTAAATCATG GTCTTATGCTCTGGAACCAAAGCAGACATCTATGGGTTGGCACTCAAAAGTCTCAGCGCCAAGGAAAAGTTAGGGAGGCTGTATTGAG TTGGAACACGACTTATGAAGGCCTGTTGGGGACTAGCAAAAGGTTTTCTCATCCTGTTCCTCTCCCT GAAATGGTCGATTTTCTTGTGGATATATGGGACGAGGAAAGGTTATGTGATTGA